CAACCGAAATCGCTGCTGCTGGAAGGAACGAAGGAGCAAATCGATAATTTTGCCAAATATAACGGGTACGACGGTAAAAAGTATCTGATAACGATGCTTAGTCGCAAGAACAGTCAGGTGATATTAGATCAGTTGCCTACCTTGCAGAGGGAGGTAGAGTCATGGATCAAACCGAAAGACTAAGCCTCGATCAGGTACTAGACAAAATATCTCCCAAAGAATATATGGGCTCCGAATTCCAGGAGAGCAAGCTCATCTATAGCGTCATCGGATTTATACCAGCCTGCGATATGGTTGATAATGCGCTTGTGATTAGCAATTTAGGCTACATGCTATCCCAGAAGGGCTTAAATACCTGCATTCTGGACTTGAAGGTCTTCAATCCCAATCTGTATCACTATCTGGATGCTAAGCCGAATAAGAAAGGCAGCGGACTTATACGTGTACTGAAGAGCGACAAGGTGGATTTCCGGGAAGAGATCCAGGCTACTAAATACGAGAGACTATACCTGCTCTCCCCAAGTCCGCATGATCTGATTGAGGAATATTTGGATTTTGAATTCGATCATCTGGAACATGTAATTAATACGCTGAAGGGCATGTTCGATATCGTGCTAGTGGATATACCGAATAACCCTCCGCTGGAATTCTGTCTGGGAGCGATGAAATTTTCTCATATCGGCTTCTTTACTTCTACCGAGCGGATTGAAGCAACCAGCAACATGATCCGGCTGCTCGATTTTGCTTCATCGGTCGGCATTAGTACAGCCAAGTTCACGAGCGTTATTCTGATGAACATCCAGGATATTAACTATGATCACAAGGCAATCAGTGAGTTCGGACTCAATATTGTGGCTGCATTGCCGTATGTGAAGGCGGCTTACGCTTATTCCTTGGAAGGCAAGCTGTATGTAAGGGATAATCCTCTGATTAACAGATATTTTCTGAAGCAAATGAGGCGCCTAACGGATATCCTCTGCAACCAGTAAGGAGGGAGAGACGAATGCTTACTCGCGCCAAGATTAGTGATATGCAGCAGAAGGTGAGCTATCAGGTCAGCAAAAAAGAAGATATGGACGACCTGAAGAACAAATATACGACGATTCAATTTGAAGAGGCACTAGAGCATTGCCAGAAATATATCACCAAGGTGGCGACGCATGCTTTCAGACGGGAACATGATCCTGCACGAAAGAGAGAGATGACCAAGGCCTACATCAATGAGTTCGTAGATTCACAGAAGCCGGTTGTCGAAGGCTATTACGAATTGGTTGATCTAAAAAGGGCGCTGATTGACGAGATCACTCACTATGGTCCGATTACGAAAGCGATGGAGGATCCGGCAATTGATGAGATTCGCATTAACGGGATAGAGCAGATCTTTGTTGAGACAGGCGGTAAGACATTACCTTGGGAGCATCAATTTCTGGATCGTGATCATCTGGAGAGGATTATCTCCAAGCTGCTCGGCGTCTCCAAAGTACGCTTAACTCCGAAAATTCCGATGGTCAATGCCAGGACGATTGAAGGATACCGGGTCAATGCGACACATGCAGATATATCTCCTTACGATATGCCTGCGGTAGTTATCCGGAAGTTCAGCAAGAAGAGCATCACACCGGAAATGATGATCAAGAACGAATCATTCTCTGTGAACATGTTCAAGATGCTGTCTCTGCTTCCCAAATCTGACCTGTCCTGGATTACGGTAGGGCCGACCGGCAGCGGCAAGACAACGCTTAACGAAATGATGGTTAAGGAGATTAACCCGCTGTCCCGAATCATCACGATAGAGAATCCATCGGAAATGCGCTTGCTTCGCCGCGAAGGGAATCTGGAGCATGGCAGAATCATTAATGATGTGTTGCAGTATGAATCGGTTCCGGATGACGATGATGCCAGTCCGGCTACGATGGAGAACTTGCTGATTAACGCGATGCGGCAATCCCCTCACTGGATTGGCCCAGGGGAGTTGAGAACTCCGGGAGAGTTCGCGACCGCGCTTCGCGCCGCCCAGACCGGGCACTTCTTCTTCACAACCTTGCATGCCGAAGGAGACAGAGAGGCGATCTTCCGCTTCTTGACAGCCTATCTGATGGCCTCGAATGAGCCGGCTGAACTTGCTCTTCGCAACATCTGCAGCGCCGTCAAGTTTGTTGTGTTCCAGGAGAAGCTCGCAGATGGTACACGTAAGGTTACTTCAATCTCCGAGGTGATCGGCTCCGAAGGTCTGGAACCGATTATCAATCCGATCTATAAATTTATCTCTGAGGATGTGGTGGAAGACGAGGAGACGCATCGAGTACTGAAGATCATTGGTAAACATAAGCGGGTGGGGACATTGTCAGAGAAGGTGCAGCAGACGATGATCAAGGCGGGGATTAAGCGAAGCAGATTTGAGTTTCTGACAGCAGAGCCTGCAGAAGATGAGATAGAGGAGTATGGGTTCGATGGATACAACTTCAATCATTAGTCTGTTCTTCGGTATAGCTGCATTTATTGTTCTGAACTCCATGTTCGAGATTCGTTTCTTCGAAGGGACAGGTCGTTTCTTCCTGAACCTATTGGATACTTTCGCAGAGTACTTAGGGAAATACAACACGAAACGCTATGTGGAGCGGATGAAGAAGGAACGGATCGTTAAGCAGAAAGAGAATGTGTATGCGAAGTACAACCGGCTTGTTGAGGGACTGATCATTGACTTCAATTTACCGTTGACTTTAGAGAGCTTTACGTCTCTGCTCTGTATTTGCTTCGCGATTGTTGTCCTGGTCGTCGTCATTTTTATGCAGAACGTGACTCTGGCGGTAGTCGTTACGGTTGCTATTTTCATTGGGCTCTTGACCTACTTCGTCATGCAGTCTAAGGCGATCAAGGCGGAGAAGCTGGAGAGCATCATGGATGCTGAAGATATCATCTGTCCTCTTGCCAGAGAGGGAGTGCTTGTGGCGATTAAGAAGGTGATGGAGAGCGACGAGTACATTAGGCCCGGGATCAGGCCGTACTTCCAGCAGTTCATCGATAACTGCGAGAATAACGGTTACTCCTTCAAGCAGGCGATTACACTCCTTAACCGACAGCTTGGTCCCAAGTTCGATAACTTCACCAAGAAAGCGATCGTGTTCGAATACAATGAGCGCAAAGGGATGGCCGATATCTTCCTCGACATTGTTGATGAGAATGCCGTGCTACGAGAGATCAACGCCAGGAAGGACCGGATCTTCCGCAAGATGAATCGTGACTTTTTACTGAAGACCGTGATTATCGTGCTGTTCTTCCTGTACGCTCTATCGGTCAAGGATTTCCGCGAGTTCATGCTCTATACGACTTTTGGGAAAGTCATCAATACATCAATGATCAGTATTATTTGTCTGAGCTTCGCCCGAACGCAGGCGTTGCAGGGAAATCTGGGACCTGGAAGTGATGGCAAATGAGTCTGTTGGTGAAGCTTATCGCTCTGGCCTGTGTGATATATCTGGTGAAGGTATTTATTTATCCCTATTTCAAGCCAGTCAATCGAAGGCAGAAGAAGCGCAACCGCAAGTACCTGCAGGAGCGCAAGAACGAGCAGTTCAATCAGAAGCTTAAGAACTTCAAACGCAACTTCGCAGAGAAGTATGTTAGCAAGCTGCTCAGTAATGCCGAGCGAATGAGATTCCAGAAAATGATCGATCGCCTCGATCTTCCAATCAAGGCGGAAGAGCTGCGGGCAGAGCAATTGTTTTATATGGCCTGCGGGATCGTTGTAACGGTCGTGATGATGACGGCGAATCAGCTCCTTGGTTATGTAACAGCGATTTTCATCGTTCTAGGCTGGATGTATCCGGTATCGGAGATGGAGAAGAAGATTGAGAAGAAGAACAAGAATATTGCCTTCGATTTTCCGGCCTTCTACAGCATGGTTTACTACCAGTACTCGAAATCGGTCAATATTTATCTGGCGGATGTCATCCGCGATTATTTGCCCAATGCCCAGGCGGATATGGCCGAGGAGCTGGGTGTTATGCTCGACAATATTGAGTATGGCGAGGAATACGCCCTGAAGCAGCTGAAAAAGCGCGTGCCAATTCATTACATCATCAAGTTTTGCGATGTAATGGAAACCCGGCTCAAAGGCTATGACAATATCTCGCAAATGGTCTATCTCAAGAACGA
The window above is part of the Paenibacillus lutimineralis genome. Proteins encoded here:
- a CDS encoding ATPase, with the protein product MDQTERLSLDQVLDKISPKEYMGSEFQESKLIYSVIGFIPACDMVDNALVISNLGYMLSQKGLNTCILDLKVFNPNLYHYLDAKPNKKGSGLIRVLKSDKVDFREEIQATKYERLYLLSPSPHDLIEEYLDFEFDHLEHVINTLKGMFDIVLVDIPNNPPLEFCLGAMKFSHIGFFTSTERIEATSNMIRLLDFASSVGISTAKFTSVILMNIQDINYDHKAISEFGLNIVAALPYVKAAYAYSLEGKLYVRDNPLINRYFLKQMRRLTDILCNQ
- a CDS encoding CpaF family protein, which gives rise to MLTRAKISDMQQKVSYQVSKKEDMDDLKNKYTTIQFEEALEHCQKYITKVATHAFRREHDPARKREMTKAYINEFVDSQKPVVEGYYELVDLKRALIDEITHYGPITKAMEDPAIDEIRINGIEQIFVETGGKTLPWEHQFLDRDHLERIISKLLGVSKVRLTPKIPMVNARTIEGYRVNATHADISPYDMPAVVIRKFSKKSITPEMMIKNESFSVNMFKMLSLLPKSDLSWITVGPTGSGKTTLNEMMVKEINPLSRIITIENPSEMRLLRREGNLEHGRIINDVLQYESVPDDDDASPATMENLLINAMRQSPHWIGPGELRTPGEFATALRAAQTGHFFFTTLHAEGDREAIFRFLTAYLMASNEPAELALRNICSAVKFVVFQEKLADGTRKVTSISEVIGSEGLEPIINPIYKFISEDVVEDEETHRVLKIIGKHKRVGTLSEKVQQTMIKAGIKRSRFEFLTAEPAEDEIEEYGFDGYNFNH